A portion of the Corticium candelabrum chromosome 5, ooCorCand1.1, whole genome shotgun sequence genome contains these proteins:
- the LOC134180384 gene encoding serum paraoxonase/arylesterase 1-like isoform X1, translating into MIMKLWVIAVVILVVAYTAQFALWTLVKMGVFKTIYNQSPGPCRIIQVNGSEDIVLLSSGEALISSGFRDVKPSDVVSNVPLRDGNIYLFNFNDPEANIRKLNILTSNSFNRSSFNPHGISSWQNEYRTLLYVVNHLSDGEAIEIFEYLPKDGALKHIQQVQHHLINSPNDVEAIGSDMFYVTNDHYFNSPLMRKMETYLQFAISTVAFHDESKNETRLVAWSLPYPNGIHLSLDQRYLYVVASNGPDMVIYERNSDHTLDHIQTIRLPDTCDNMFVEPITGYIWLGCHPRLIDTAEYSERNCSHKAGSQVLRLRLGTKTTGDDGRPVLDYDIDQVFINDGSLLKGSSVAVYYHGKMLVGSPLDKLLYCEVKSFDGFE; encoded by the exons ATGATTATGAAGTTGTGGGTAATTGCTGTAGTCATTCTTGTTGTTGCGTATACCGCACAGTTTGCTTTGTGGACGCT GGTCAAGATGGGTGTATTCAAAACTATCTACAATCAGTCACCAGGACCATGTCGGATAATACAAG TGAATGGCTCAGAAGACATTGTACTTTTGTCCAGTGGTGAAGCTCTAATTTCCAGC GGTTTTCGTGATGTTAAGCCATCGGATGTTGTCAGTAATGTTCCATTACGGGATGGTAACATCTACCTATTTAATTTCAATGATCCAGAGGCAAATATAAGAAAACTAAACATTTTGACCTCAAACAGCTTTAATCGCAGTTCATTTAATCCTCATGGCATCAGCTCCTGGCAAAATGAGTATCGTACCCTGTTGTACGTGGTTAACCATCTCAGTGATGGTGAAGCAATTGAGATCTTTGAATATCTTCCAAAAGATGGAGCTTTGAAGCATATTCAACAAGTTCAACACCATCTTATCAATTCCCCCAATGATGTAGAAGCAATCGGTTCAGACATGTTCTATGTCACTAATGATCACTACTTTAATTCACCACTAATGCGAAAGATGGAGACATACTTGCAATTTGCAATATCAACTGTTGCATTTCATGATGAATCGAAGAATGAAACCCGTTTGGTTGCCTGGTCACTGCCTTACCCAAATGGAATTCATCTGTCACTAGATCAGAG ATATTTGTATGTAGTAGCAAGCAATGGCCCTGATATGGTGATTTATGAAAGAAACAGTGATCATACACTTGATCACATCCAAACTATTCGACTTCCTGACACGTGTGACAACATGTTTGTCGAACCAATCACTGGATACATTTGGCTTGGCTGCCATCCTCGTCTGATAGATACTGCAGAGTACAGTGAAAGGAACTGTAGTCacaaggctggttcacaagtATTGAGACTCAGACTTGGTACAAAGACAACTGGCGATGATGGTCGACCTGTTCTGGACTATGACATCGACCAAGTGTTCATCAACGATGGCAGTTTGTTGAAAGGATCATCTGTAGCTGTTTACTACCATGGAAAGATGCTTGTTGGTAGCCCTTTAGACAAACTGCTCTACTGTGAGGTCAAGTCATTTGATGGGTTTGAATAA
- the LOC134180385 gene encoding serum paraoxonase/arylesterase 2-like, with amino-acid sequence MGIFKTVYNQYPGPCRVVQVNGSEDISLLPSGQAFISSGLCEVMSGAFNCHGSAQDGSIILFDFNKPYDNTRRIHVLSSSTFDSKCLNPHGLSHWQNPRTGEVLLFVINHCPDGESIDVFEWIPDEYSLKHTASIQHPLISSPNDLLAVGPNSFYYTNDHYFNYRGFKSLESYLQISFASVRFYDGDTKEVTQVASSLCWPNGIAVSPDGRFLYITTSIGLELIIYERNKIDNSLLLAQVIRMAESCDNLFVLSQSGALLTACHPRIVDVIEHLYNNFSHPAGSLVLNIQLGPENTENQQERFPDYQIQQIYSNDGRQLKGSSVAVYHEGSMLVGSIKDNLLYCQVNSVQL; translated from the exons ATGGGGATATTTAAGACTGTGTACAACCAGTATCCAGGACCGTGTCGTGTTGTACAAG TGAACGGTTCCGAAGACATCTCCTTGCTGCCAAGTGGTCAAGCTTTCATATCTAGT GGCTTATGTGAAGTTATGTCAGGAGCATTCAATTGTCATGGTTCTGCTCAAGATGGCAGCATTATCTTGTTTGACTTTAATAAGCCTTATGACAATACAAGAAGGATTCATGTTCTGTCATCATCCACCTTTGATTCTAAATGTTTAAATCCTCATGGTCTCTCCCATTGGCAAAATCCTCGGACTGGGGAagtgttgctgtttgttattAATCATTGCCCGGACGGTGAATCAATTGATGTGTTTGAGTGGATTCCTGATGAATACAGTTTGAAACACACTGCATCAATTCAACACCCTCTCATATCTTCACCCAACGATTTACTAGCTGTTGGTCCAAACTCTTTCTACTATACTAACGACCATTATTTCAATTATCGAGGTTTCAAAAGCCTTGAGAGTTACCTACAGATTTCATTTGCCTCGGTTCGTTTCTATGATGGTGATACAAAGGAAGTTACACAAGTAGCTTCATCACTATGTTGGCCAAATGGAATAGCTGTCTCGCCTGATGGAAG ATTCCTCTATATCACTACATCAATTGGTTTAGAGCTGATTATCTATGAACGAAACAAAATTGACAATTCACTGCTGCTTGCTCAAGTCATACGTATGGCTGAAAGCTGTGacaatctgtttgtgttgtcgcAGTCAGGGGCTTTATTGACTGCCTGTCATCCTCGAATTGTTGATGTTATTGAACATCTCTACAACAACTTCAGCCACCCAGCTGGTTCTCTAGTACTCAATATACAACTTGGGCCAGAAAATACTGAAAACCAACAGGAGCGATTTCCTGATTACCAGATACAGCAAATCTACAGCAATGATGGAAGACAGCTGAAAGGGTCTAGTGTGGCCGTTTATCATGAAGGAAGTATGCTGGTTGGATCCATAAAAGATAATCTTCTTTATTGTCAAGTCAACTCAGTGCAGCTATGa
- the LOC134180116 gene encoding cathepsin B-like yields the protein MSAKVVCVLLLLVVSTTLARPTVDDAPILDNDLIDEVNQHGKWRAGLNKQFFNMTVRDARCLAGTFIESSDDFTLPVKSSYGNVELPETFDARSKWPNSIHGIRNQAQCGSCWAFAATEALSDRFAIESDNKINVVLSPQQLVSCDTKDGNMGCGGGYPLKAWQYMMSSGVVSDDCYQYTSGNGNSGECLLSGSNNCPSGSGSSKLYHAASAYRVEATMTAIMEEIYDHGPVEAAFMVYQDFYSYKSGVYEHFAGGLVGGHAVKIIGWGTEDGTPYWLIANSWGTSWADLNGFFMMKRGVNECGIESRIVAGLAKTS from the exons ATGTCAGCgaaggttgtgtgtgtgttgttgttgctcgTCGTCTCTACGACGCTAGCCCGTCCGACAGTAGACGACGCTCCAATTCTGGACAACGATCTCATCGATGAAGTCAATCAGCACGGCAA GTGGCGTGCTGGCCTCAACAAGCAGTTTTTCAATATGACCGTCCGCGACGCTCGCTGCCTAGCGGGAACGTTCATCGAGTCTTCTGACGACTTCACGCTGCCCGTCAAATCGTCATACGGAAATGTGGAACTCCCGGAAACGTTCGATGCTAGAAGCAAATGGCCCAACAGCATTCATGGTATTAGAAATCAG GCTCAGTGTGGGAGCTGTTGGGCGTTTGCGGCCACAG AGGCGCTGTCCGACCGATTTGCGATTGAATCCGACAACAAAATCAATGTCGTTCTGTCTCCGCAGCAGTTGGTGTCATGTGATACCAAAGATGGAAATATGGGTTGCGGTGGTGGTTATCCTCTTAAGGCTTGGCAGTATATGATGTCTAGTGG GGTTGTATCGGATGACTGTTATCAATATACAAGTGGTAATGGGAACAGTGGAGAGTGCCTTCTGTCAGGATCTAATAATTGTCCTAGTGGGTCTGGATCATCTAAGCTTTACCACGCTGCCAGTGCTTATCGCGTGGAGGCAACAATGACAGCAATCATGGAGGAGATTTATGACCATGGTCCAGTAGAGGCTGCATTTATGGTGTATCAAGACTTCTATTCCTATAAAAGCGGAGTCTATGAGCACTTTGCCGGTGGTTTGGTTGGAGGTCATGCTGTAAAGATCATTGGATGGGGAACTGAAGATGGAACACCATACTGG TTGATTGCTAATTCGTGGGGAACCAGCTGGGCTGATTTGAATG GTTTCTTCATGATGAAGCGTGGTGTAAATGAGTGCGGTATTGAAAGTAGAATTGTGGCTGGTCTTGCCAAAACTTCTTAG
- the LOC134180358 gene encoding uncharacterized protein LOC134180358, with translation MAKVIASASLQQYLEASIRDQKAKMSSGSHSNATLQHFIKQTCSSFSQWRPWQQRILLCGMTNRCSVHQLELLASALEPIFHRDFATALTGSYPKSPLRQKIIPGQKHKTLERLKTSDSAAYQLDKRTFSRSRSQHPSTSRSLSRRSSGTGNQPRPYNEITRDSERGNISGSSASRKLSQTRRISGGRQKQFQTLKSQLPTSEEITSSTVQSLTTLSPSRVVSADIKSIDECPIASSESCDRNLRLVASSFESFNIHSESRTGESKSNTLASSLHAESLDLNPVSASMLPLRGKLAHNHLPSYASSSNVSGPNASTKSYFASQDSRDNFADIRGKIMPTLTKLAMGTYFLAPQRGRLAERFRSQLQEIWQYLESLDDQQHADILHALIKSSDPSLISFLSYCLFQRLHDHSNIDSLPDAVLQHVFSYLNSYTLCHCAQVCKRWRYLSLLRPQWQQRLNDLGSSKGVQDLNKALEEGSKDRHIDWRRAYQEMSTVNWHDTRAVMNQTNSIGEDCGDRNGSGLLTDLLSVDNADLDLRTLLLIAKINGIEEEQMHTSSLPVPKFVQVDGQELSPGNASSASSHKEGSLTGQRSGPNKKDSVMKAGKDAAGNEKGKHKGSDFIVLFRSDEMKQAKTQQRSTPVTTKKVEKPKLLSIALDVRLPKTATTHPCGYCILGLAGIAVDDEDSNYMLSLLRNEVIDVRNVRRVEGHAGVVSCASFDIRRLITGSLDRTLRVSDIRSGRILAILGGHKGGVHCVQFDNKKIVTGSWDMTCKVWDAVRFGELRTLTGHRGYVSAMKLNGDILVTGSHDRTLRIWNTCNWLCQRVIIAHDSYINCLDSDGMHCVSGSSDRTLKLWEVESGQCLQVFSGHKDSVLCCRMQEKLLASGCASGSVYLWNFSTGENLVQLNHAHTGAVSAIVFKDTSFFTGGSDCHIKEWHMASCSCVRSLQGHTGSINTLEIVNERLVSCSADWTTRIWETNPPVLQLGSMYTAQHYDNIAVRKVISETKSSNENSND, from the exons ATGGCGAAGGTTATTGCTTCTGCATCTTTACAACAATATTTAGAAGCTTCAATTCGGGATCAGAAAGCGAAAATGTCTTCAGGGTCTCATTCCAACGCAACTTTGCAACATTTCATAAAACAGACTTGTTCATCATTTTCTCAGTGGCGTCCGTGGCAACAGCGAATTCTGTTGTGTGGAATGACAAACAGGTGTTCCGTTCATCAGCTAGAGCTACTAGCATCTGCTTTGGAGCCGATCTTTCACAGAGATTTTGCAACCGCTTTGACAGGCTCCTACCCAAAGTCACCGTTGAGACAGAAGATAATTCCCGGACAGAAGCATAAAACTCTGGAAAGGTTGAAAACAAGCGACAGTGCTGCATACCAATTAGACAAACGGACGTTTAGTCGTTCTCGTTCTCAGCATCCAAGTACTAGTAGAAGTCTGTCTCGTCGATCTTCAGGGACTGGGAATCAACCCAGACCTTATAATGAAATAACAAGAGATTCTGAGAGAGGAAATATTTCTGGGTCTAGTGCATCACGAAAGTTGTCTCAAACAAGACGAATTTCCGGTGGGAGACAAAAACAATTTCAAACACTAAAATCTCAGCTACCAACATCAGAAGAAATAACTTCATCCACAGTTCAATCCTTAACAACACTTAGTCCTTCACGTGTTGTGTCAGCTGACATTAAGAGTATCGATGAGTGTCCTATTGCTTCATCAGAAAGTTGTGACAGAAATTTAAGGCTTGTTGCTTCTAGCTTTGAATCTTTCAATATTCATTCTGAAAGTCGGACAGGAGAGTCTAAGAGCAACACTCTAGCTTCATCACTGCACGCAGAGTCTCTTGATTTAAATCCTGTTTCAGCTTCTATGCTTCCATTGCGAGGAAAGTTAGCTCACAATCATTTACCATCTTATGCAAGTTCATCCAACGTGTCTGGACCTAATGCTAGCACAAAAAGTTACTTTGCATCACAAGACAGTCGTGATAATTTTGCAGACATACGAGGGAAGATTATGCCTACGTTGACTAAACTGGCTATGGGTACATATTTTTTAGCTCCTCAAAGAGGGAGGTTGGCTGAAAGGTTTAGATCACAACTTCAGGAAATATGGCAG TACTTGGAGTCACTGGATGACCAACAGCATGCTGACATTCTCCATGCTCTCATTAAGAGCAGCGATCCATCATTGATCAGTTTCTTGTCATATTGTTTGTTTCAAAG ACTTCATGATCATTCAAATATTGACTCTTTGCCTGATGCAGTTCTGCAACACGTTTTTTCCTATTTGAACAGTTATACACTATGTCATTGTGCACAG GTGTGCAAACGTTGGCGTTACTTGTCACTACTTAGACCACAGTGGCAGCAGAGGTTGAACGATTTGG GATCATCAAAAGGTGTGCAAGATTTGAATAAGGCACTGGAGGAGGGAAGTAAAGACAGACATATCGACTGGAGAAGAGCATATCAAGAAATGTCTACTGTGAATTGGCATGACACAAGAGCTGTTATGaatcagacaaaca GCATTGGTGAGGATTGCGGTGATAGAAATGGAAGTGGGTTATTGACTGACTTACTTTCTGTTGACAATGCTGATCTTGATTTGCGGACTTTACTTCTTATTGCAA aaaTTAATGGCATTGAGGAAGAGCAGATGCACACTTCAAGTTTACCTGTACCGAAGTTCGTACAAGTTGATGGCCAAG AATTGTCACCAGGGAATGCTTCCTCTGCTTCATCACACAAAGAAGGCAGTCTAACTGGACAAAGATCTGGACCAAACAAGAAAGATAGTGTTATGAAAGCAGGAAAAGATGCAGCTGGGAATGAGAAGGGAAAACATAAGGGATCGGATTTCATTGTACTTTTTAGAAGTGATGAGATGAAGCAGGCTAAGACCCAACAAAGAAGTACTCCAGTCACAACTAAGAAAGTCGAGAAGCCAAAGCTTTTATCTATAGCTTTGGATGTGAGACTACCAAAGACAGCAACA aCGCATCCCTGTGGGTATTGCATTCTGGGTTTGGCTGGCATTGCCGTTGATGACGAGGATAGCAACTACATGCTGTCTTTGCTTCGTAATGAGGTTATAGATGTGAGAAATGTTCGAAGAGTGGAG GGTCATGCAGGTGTTGTTTCGTGTGCATCTTTTGATATTCGTCGTCTTATAACAGGATCCTTGGACAGAACATTGAG AGTGAGTGATATTCGCAGCGGGAGGATTCTTGCAATTCTGGGGGGTCATAAG GGTGGAGTTCACTGTGTTCAGTTCGACAACAAAAAGATTGTTACAGGATCATGGGACATGACGTGCAAA GTATGGGATGCTGTCAGGTTTGGAGAGTTACGTACTCTGACTGGCCACAGAGGTTACGTGTCAGCAATGAAGCTTAATGGAGACATACT AGTAACTGGTTCACATGACAGAACTCTCCGTATCTGGAATACATGCAATTGGCTTTGTCAACGTGTTATCATAGCTCACGACT CATATATCAATTGCCTTGATTCCGATGGCATGCATTGTGTCAGCGGCTCATCAGACAG GACACTGAAGTTGTGGGAAGTTGAATCCGGCCAATGTCTTCAGGTGTTTTCTGGACATAAAGACTCCGTTCTATGTTGTCGG ATGCAAGAGAAGCTTCTGGCAAGTGGATGTGCTAGTGGTTCTGTCTACCTTTGGAATTTTTCTACTGGTGAAAACCTTGTACAGCTGAATCACGCACACACTGGTGCTGTATCTGCTATTGTGTTCAAAGACACCAGCTTCTTCACAGGAGGAAG TGATTGTCACATTAAGGAGTGGCATATGGCATCGTGTTCATGTGTGAGGTCTCTGCAAGGCCACACTGGCTCGATAAACACATTGGAG ATTGTTAATGAGAGGTTGGTCAGTTGTTCTGCCGACTGGACAACTCGAATCTGGGAGACAAATCCTCCGGTGCTACAG CTAGGGTCTATGTACACTGCCCAGCACTATGACAACATAGCAGTTAGGAAAGTTATCAGCGAAACTAAATCAAGCAATGAAAATAGTAACGATTAG
- the LOC134180359 gene encoding serum paraoxonase/arylesterase 2-like yields the protein MKWYIATTLGLLVAYAVQSLVRKLVIMGVFETVYNQVPGPCRVIKVNGSEDIALLQTGQAFISSGLHDAGRGSVVHYIPPRDGNILLFDFNKPESNLKVIHLVSSSMFDPSQFNPHGLSHWQDPKSGKLWLFVVNHPVDGDAIEVFEYMPSEYALKHVRQVKHPLISTPNDLLAISENSFYFTNDHYFHHHLLKTLEGYWQLPISSVGFHNGETNETQLVAWSLMFPNGINMSPNGRFVYITTSTGIQLLIYKRNKADNSLTQVQVIQMADSCDNLFIHPITGDLWSGCHARIIDVIQHLYHNISHPSGSLVLRIRLGQENLSGQGEPFPDYEIDQIYSNDGGQLKGSSIAVYHGRNMLVGTVVDNLLYCEVRSLDEE from the exons ATGAAGTGGTACATAGCGACAACTCTAGGTCTTCTAGTCGCCTATGCAGTTCAGTCTCTAGTGCGGAAATT AGTCATAATGGGCGTGTTCGAAACAGTTTACAACCAAGTTCCAGGCCCCTGTCGTGTGATAAAAG TGAACGGGTCTGAAGACATTGCACTGCTGCAAACTGGTCAAGCCTTCATATCAAGC GGTTTGCATGATGCTGGACGGGGAAGTGTTGTACACTACATTCCTCCAAGAGATGGCAACATACTGCTGTTTGATTTCAATAAACCTGAAAGCAATTTGAAAGTGATCCATTTGGTTTCATCGTCCATGTTTGATCCCTCACAATTCAACCCTCACGGCCTCTCTCATTGGCAAGATCCTAAAAGTGGAAAATTGTGGCTTTTTGTTGTAAATCATCCGGTGGATGGCGATGCCATTGAAGTGTTTGAATACATGCCGTCTGAGTATGCATTGAAGCATGTCAGACAAGTCAAACATCCTCTCATATCTACGCCTAATGATTTGTTGGCAATCAGTGAAAATTCTTTCTACTTTACTAATGACCATTATTTCCATCACCATTTACTGAAGACATTGGAGGGATATTGGCAGTTACCAATTTCTTCAGTTGGGTTTCATAATGGTGAGACTAATGAGACTCAGCTAGTGGCCTGGTCACTGATGTTTCCTAATGGAATCAATATGTCACCCAAtggaag ATTTGTCTACATCACTACATCAACTGGCATACAGCTTCTCATTTACAAACGCAACAAAGCCGACAACTCACTgacacaagttcaagtcataCAAATGGCAGACAGCTGTGACAACCTATTCATCCACCCAATTACTGGTGACCTATGGTCTGGATGTCATGCACGAATCATTGATGTTATTCAACATCTCTATCACAACATAAGTCATCCATCTGGTTCTCTAGTACTCCGAATACGACTTGGTCAAGAAAATCTCAGTGGTCAGGGAGAACCATTTCCAGACTACGAAATTGATCAAATTTATAGCAATGACGGGGGACAGTTGAAAGGGTCAAGTATAGCAGTTTATCATGGACGTAATATGCTGGTCGGCACAGTAGTAGACAATCTTCTTTACTGTGAAGTCAGATCATTGGATGAGGAATAA
- the LOC134180384 gene encoding serum paraoxonase/arylesterase 1-like isoform X2, producing MGVFKTIYNQSPGPCRIIQVNGSEDIVLLSSGEALISSGFRDVKPSDVVSNVPLRDGNIYLFNFNDPEANIRKLNILTSNSFNRSSFNPHGISSWQNEYRTLLYVVNHLSDGEAIEIFEYLPKDGALKHIQQVQHHLINSPNDVEAIGSDMFYVTNDHYFNSPLMRKMETYLQFAISTVAFHDESKNETRLVAWSLPYPNGIHLSLDQRYLYVVASNGPDMVIYERNSDHTLDHIQTIRLPDTCDNMFVEPITGYIWLGCHPRLIDTAEYSERNCSHKAGSQVLRLRLGTKTTGDDGRPVLDYDIDQVFINDGSLLKGSSVAVYYHGKMLVGSPLDKLLYCEVKSFDGFE from the exons ATGGGTGTATTCAAAACTATCTACAATCAGTCACCAGGACCATGTCGGATAATACAAG TGAATGGCTCAGAAGACATTGTACTTTTGTCCAGTGGTGAAGCTCTAATTTCCAGC GGTTTTCGTGATGTTAAGCCATCGGATGTTGTCAGTAATGTTCCATTACGGGATGGTAACATCTACCTATTTAATTTCAATGATCCAGAGGCAAATATAAGAAAACTAAACATTTTGACCTCAAACAGCTTTAATCGCAGTTCATTTAATCCTCATGGCATCAGCTCCTGGCAAAATGAGTATCGTACCCTGTTGTACGTGGTTAACCATCTCAGTGATGGTGAAGCAATTGAGATCTTTGAATATCTTCCAAAAGATGGAGCTTTGAAGCATATTCAACAAGTTCAACACCATCTTATCAATTCCCCCAATGATGTAGAAGCAATCGGTTCAGACATGTTCTATGTCACTAATGATCACTACTTTAATTCACCACTAATGCGAAAGATGGAGACATACTTGCAATTTGCAATATCAACTGTTGCATTTCATGATGAATCGAAGAATGAAACCCGTTTGGTTGCCTGGTCACTGCCTTACCCAAATGGAATTCATCTGTCACTAGATCAGAG ATATTTGTATGTAGTAGCAAGCAATGGCCCTGATATGGTGATTTATGAAAGAAACAGTGATCATACACTTGATCACATCCAAACTATTCGACTTCCTGACACGTGTGACAACATGTTTGTCGAACCAATCACTGGATACATTTGGCTTGGCTGCCATCCTCGTCTGATAGATACTGCAGAGTACAGTGAAAGGAACTGTAGTCacaaggctggttcacaagtATTGAGACTCAGACTTGGTACAAAGACAACTGGCGATGATGGTCGACCTGTTCTGGACTATGACATCGACCAAGTGTTCATCAACGATGGCAGTTTGTTGAAAGGATCATCTGTAGCTGTTTACTACCATGGAAAGATGCTTGTTGGTAGCCCTTTAGACAAACTGCTCTACTGTGAGGTCAAGTCATTTGATGGGTTTGAATAA